One genomic segment of Capricornis sumatraensis isolate serow.1 chromosome 6, serow.2, whole genome shotgun sequence includes these proteins:
- the NEIL2 gene encoding endonuclease 8-like 2 yields the protein MPEGPLVRKFHHLVSPFVGQQVVKTGGSSKKLNPTSFQSLWLQDTQVQGKKLFLRFDPDEETLSLRSSPLSEPLRKGEQKDKARHHQEASDPSSRSPGGDSAVPSGDDGLQCLGGDTPAGGAERWLQVSFGLFGSIWVNEFSRAKKANKRGDWRDPVPRLVLHFSGSGFLAFYNCQMAWRFSSPVVSPTSDILSEKFHRGQALEALGRELPVCYTLLDQRYFSGLGNIIKNEALFRARIHPLSPGSLLGLPRLEALVDHVVAFSADWLQGKFQGTQQHTQIYQKEQCPAGHQVVKESLGPPGGFQRLTWWCPQCQPRLSAEEPKQVQPS from the exons ATGCCAGAGGGGCCGTTGGTGAGGAAGTTTCACCATCTGGTCTCCCCCTTTGTGGGGCAGCAGGTGGTCAAGACAGGAGGCAGCAGCAAGAAGCTAAACCCCACAAGTTTCCAGTCCCTCTGGCTGCAGGATACCCAG GTCCAGGGAAAGAAATTATTCCTTAGATTTGATCCAGATGAAGAAACTTTGTCCCTCCGCAGTTCCCCACTGTCAGAGCCTCTGCGAAAAGGAGAGCAAAAGGACAAAGCCAGGCACCACCAGGAAGCCTCTGACCCGTCCTCCCGGTCCCCGGGAGGAGACAGTGCTGTCCCCAGTGGAGACGATGGTCTGCAGTGTTTGGGGGGAGACACCCCTGCAGGAGGTGCTGAGAGGTGGCTGCAGGTCAGCTTTGGTTTGTTTGGCAGCATTTGGGTGAACGAGTTCTCCAGAGCGAAGAAGGCAAACAAGAGGGGTGACTGGAGGGACCCTGTTCCCAG GCTGGTCCTGCATTTCAGCGGGAGCGGCTTCCTGGCCTTCTATAACTGTCAGATGGCATGGCGCTTCTCTTCCCCTGTGGTCAGTCCCACCTCTGACATCTTATCGGAAAAGTTCCACCGAGGACAGGCCCTGGAGGCTCTGGGCCGGGAGCTGCCTGTCTGCTATACGCTGTTGGACCAGCGATACTTCTCAGGCTTAG GGAACATCATTAAGAACGAGGCCCTGTTCAGAGCCAGGATCCACCCGCTTTCTCCAGGCTCCCTCCTGGGTCTTCCACGCCTCGAGGCCCTCGTGGACCATGTGGTGGCCTTCAGTGCAGACTGGCTGCAGGGCAAATTCCAGGGCACACAGCAGCACACGCAGATCTACCAGAAGGAGCAGTGCCCTGCTGGGCACCAGGTGGTGAAAGAGTCCCTGGGGCCCCCAGGGGGCTTCCAGAGGCTCACGTGGTGGTGCCCCCAGTGCCAGCCCAGGTTGTCAGCAGAAGAGCCCAAGCAGGTGCAGCCCTCCTAA